A genomic window from Streptomyces broussonetiae includes:
- a CDS encoding peptidylprolyl isomerase, protein MAEQLYATLKTNKGDIEIRLLPDHAPNTVKNFVELAKGEREWVNPQTGVKSADRLYDGTVFHRVIEGFMIQGGDPLGNGTGGPGYKFGDEFHPDLAFTKPYLLAMANAGPGTNGSQFFITVSPTTWLTGKHTIFGEVADPASQKVVDAIATTQTNPRNDRPVQDVVIESVVVETR, encoded by the coding sequence ATGGCAGAGCAGCTGTACGCGACGCTGAAGACGAACAAGGGCGACATCGAGATCCGGCTCTTGCCGGATCACGCGCCGAACACGGTGAAGAACTTCGTCGAACTGGCCAAGGGCGAGCGGGAGTGGGTCAACCCTCAGACGGGTGTGAAGAGCGCGGACCGGCTGTACGACGGCACGGTCTTCCACCGGGTCATCGAAGGCTTCATGATCCAGGGCGGTGACCCGCTGGGCAACGGCACGGGCGGACCGGGGTACAAGTTCGGCGACGAGTTCCACCCGGATCTGGCCTTCACCAAGCCGTACCTGCTGGCCATGGCCAACGCCGGGCCGGGTACGAACGGATCCCAGTTCTTCATCACCGTCTCGCCCACCACGTGGCTCACCGGCAAGCACACCATCTTCGGGGAAGTGGCCGACCCGGCCAGTCAGAAGGTCGTCGACGCGATCGCGACGACGCAGACCAACCCCCGCAACGACCGGCCTGTACAGGACGTCGTCATCGAGTCGGTGGTCGTCGAGACCCGCTGA
- a CDS encoding VOC family protein, which produces MKIVTSQKITAFLMFEGHAEEAMRFYVSLFDDAEVLDITRYGADGPGREGSVQHATFSLAGEHIMCIDSPAQHDFTFTPAISFFVQCENEAEIDRLHAALAEGGTELMPLGDYGFSPKFGWVNDRFGVSWQLNLSA; this is translated from the coding sequence ATGAAGATCGTGACGTCGCAGAAGATCACTGCGTTCTTGATGTTCGAGGGCCATGCCGAGGAGGCGATGCGCTTCTACGTCTCGCTCTTCGACGACGCCGAGGTTCTCGACATCACCCGCTACGGTGCGGACGGCCCCGGCAGGGAGGGGAGTGTGCAGCACGCGACGTTCTCGCTGGCCGGTGAGCACATCATGTGCATCGACAGCCCCGCGCAGCACGACTTCACCTTCACACCCGCGATCTCGTTCTTCGTGCAGTGCGAGAACGAGGCCGAGATCGACCGCCTCCACGCGGCCCTGGCCGAGGGCGGCACGGAGCTGATGCCGCTGGGCGACTACGGCTTCAGCCCCAAGTTCGGCTGGGTCAACGACCGTTTCGGTGTCTCCTGGCAACTCAACCTGTCCGCCTGA
- a CDS encoding condensation domain-containing protein: protein MRISDIQRCEVRPGRLVEWTFSPATIAAAAVLPPDPRPPAYIQESHIRTSRSVREGGLFVPTWLGTAFDLPGRADLDALERALRGWTLRHETLRSGFRWAGDDMHRFTLGEDDVSLHREVVGDFADPGALIRYLQDRFDTAADALGWPNFIYAAVVREDSTSVYMAFDHTNVDAYSLQRIPDEIHGLYTADVTERPVVGRAVGSYVDFCELERANADGIDDTHAIVARWREFIGRCDGRLPEFPVDLGLQPGGALPAQKLLCEPLVDADAAAAFEAHCRPYGGSLVGVLAATSLIVHELGGQPVYRTVVPFHTRLKSAWSDSVGWYVGGAPIEVPTVRDWTGALTAVRAELRANRSLARIPLARVLRLLGEDFRPTSPDMYSIISYVDARLTPGSADWTQKKAYGLIRVSYGDQVCAWVNRLHEGLWFACRYPDTDVARKTVRQYAEGLRDLIVSAPARDRSRVAEPAFS, encoded by the coding sequence GTGCGAATTTCTGACATCCAGCGCTGCGAGGTCCGGCCCGGGCGGCTCGTCGAGTGGACGTTCAGCCCGGCGACCATCGCGGCCGCGGCAGTGCTGCCGCCGGATCCGCGGCCGCCGGCGTACATCCAGGAGTCGCACATCAGAACGTCCCGCTCGGTGCGGGAAGGCGGGCTGTTCGTACCGACCTGGCTCGGCACGGCCTTCGACCTGCCGGGCCGGGCCGATCTCGACGCGCTGGAAAGGGCGTTGCGCGGCTGGACGCTGCGTCACGAGACGCTGCGCAGCGGCTTCAGATGGGCCGGCGACGACATGCACCGGTTCACGCTCGGCGAGGACGACGTGTCGCTGCATCGCGAGGTGGTCGGCGACTTCGCCGACCCGGGGGCGCTGATCCGGTACCTGCAGGACCGGTTCGACACCGCGGCGGACGCGCTGGGCTGGCCGAACTTCATCTATGCGGCGGTCGTACGCGAGGACTCCACCAGCGTGTACATGGCCTTCGACCACACCAATGTCGACGCCTACTCCCTGCAGCGCATCCCGGACGAGATCCACGGCCTGTACACGGCAGACGTCACGGAACGGCCCGTCGTCGGCCGGGCGGTGGGAAGTTACGTCGACTTCTGCGAGCTGGAGCGGGCGAACGCGGACGGCATCGACGACACACACGCGATCGTCGCGCGCTGGCGGGAGTTCATCGGCCGGTGCGACGGGCGGCTTCCGGAGTTCCCCGTCGACCTCGGTCTGCAGCCCGGTGGCGCGTTGCCCGCGCAGAAGCTGCTGTGCGAGCCGCTCGTCGACGCGGACGCCGCCGCCGCCTTCGAGGCGCACTGCCGGCCCTACGGCGGCAGCCTGGTGGGGGTCCTGGCGGCAACCAGCCTGATCGTCCACGAACTTGGCGGGCAGCCGGTCTACCGCACGGTCGTGCCGTTCCACACCCGGCTGAAGTCCGCGTGGTCGGACTCCGTGGGCTGGTACGTCGGCGGCGCACCGATCGAGGTGCCCACCGTGCGGGACTGGACGGGCGCGCTCACCGCGGTCCGCGCGGAGTTGCGGGCCAACCGGTCGTTGGCGCGCATTCCGCTGGCACGGGTACTGCGTCTGCTCGGCGAGGACTTCCGGCCGACCTCGCCCGACATGTACTCGATCATCTCGTACGTCGACGCCCGGCTCACCCCCGGCTCCGCGGACTGGACGCAGAAGAAGGCGTACGGTCTGATCCGGGTGTCATACGGCGACCAGGTGTGCGCCTGGGTCAACCGGCTGCACGAAGGCCTGTGGTTCGCCTGCCGCTACCCGGACACCGACGTCGCGCGCAAGACGGTGCGGCAGTACGCCGAGGGGCTGCGGGACCTGATCGTCTCCGCGCCCGCCCGCGATCGGTCGCGGGTTGCGGAACCGGCGTTCTCCTGA
- a CDS encoding tyrosinase family protein: protein MAYTRKNVNRLTRTERRRFVGALLEVKRRGEYDEFVHIHITHNGPDGEHRLRTAHMAPSFLPWHRKLVLELERALRRVDASVTVPYWDWTRDRSAHALPWTDDLLGGNGRRSDRQVMNGPFAYRAGHWKLTDRVTDVRYLTRDLGRARNPIQLPTGRELESALADPVYDTWPWNSTVTRGFRNRLEGWGRGHGSVSWHNHNRVHHWVGGVMLSAASVNDPVFWLHHSFIDLQWTRWQQRHPGHRYLPAEPPRAGDAQHGRIVARHERLSPWDVTPAELEDVSGIYRYE from the coding sequence GTGGCGTACACCAGAAAGAACGTCAACAGGCTGACCCGCACCGAGAGGCGACGGTTCGTGGGTGCTCTGCTGGAGGTCAAACGCCGTGGTGAGTACGACGAGTTCGTGCACATCCACATCACCCACAACGGCCCCGACGGCGAACACCGTTTGCGCACCGCCCACATGGCGCCCTCCTTCCTGCCCTGGCACCGCAAGCTCGTGCTGGAGCTGGAGCGGGCCCTGCGCCGGGTGGACGCGTCGGTGACCGTGCCGTACTGGGACTGGACCCGTGACCGCAGCGCACACGCCCTGCCGTGGACCGACGACCTGCTCGGCGGCAACGGACGACGCTCGGACCGGCAGGTGATGAACGGGCCGTTCGCCTACCGGGCGGGCCACTGGAAGCTCACCGACAGGGTGACCGACGTGCGGTACCTCACCCGCGACCTCGGCCGCGCCCGCAACCCGATCCAGCTGCCGACCGGCCGCGAACTCGAGTCGGCGCTGGCCGATCCGGTCTACGACACGTGGCCCTGGAACTCGACGGTCACCCGTGGCTTCCGCAACAGGCTGGAGGGATGGGGGAGGGGCCACGGCAGCGTCTCCTGGCACAACCACAACCGGGTGCACCACTGGGTCGGCGGGGTGATGCTCAGCGCCGCCTCCGTCAACGACCCTGTTTTCTGGCTGCATCACTCCTTCATCGACCTGCAGTGGACGCGCTGGCAGCAACGGCACCCCGGCCACCGGTACCTCCCCGCCGAACCCCCGCGGGCGGGCGACGCCCAGCACGGCCGGATCGTGGCCCGGCACGAGAGGCTGTCACCGTGGGACGTCACGCCGGCCGAACTGGAGGACGTGAGCGGGATCTACAGGTACGAGTGA
- a CDS encoding amino acid permease: MRHFDGILSVGRPAPGTGSGRKGLKNNALGMFSSVAMGLASTGPAYSLAATLGIIVAGVGLQAPIVTMLAFIPMLLVAYAFRELNASNADCGTTFTWATRAFGPRTGWMGGWGIIVANIIVMANLAEIAAAYGFRLVGLDELADNRLWTTVAGIVWIAVLSAVCYVGIEFSAAVQRWLLCLEVLMLVLFAVAALVRVYLDPPATAIHVSASWFNPFEVPSVRSLTSGILAGVFIYWGWDTAFAVNEETVDSAHIPGRGAVVSTLLLLVMYGLVSTSAQAFAGVGASGIGLGNTHNSDDVLSVLGEAVFGSHDTGLLLSKLLVLMVLTSALASAETTILPLARTVFSMAVHKVVPSGFARVHRRFLTPTWGTLGMGAASIALLVLLTSFSRNILADSIDSVGLAIAFQYGLTGFACLWYYRRVLTRSARDLVFKGVLPGLGGLMMILLFCYAAFVVYADPGYGASAVDLPLIGRTGGVTVLGLGALSIGLLLMPVVTRGHTVALKLQRSLLPRRLPRHAAVDTASRYVPADSGSGVGGDWYDVIPLSGTRVALVVGDVVGHGLRAAATMGRLRTGVRVLARLDLSPDELLSRLADLVEQTAHEGGPGRGPGHWTSHHDAALGVSCLYAVYNPVAGKCSIARAGDPVLVVVPPRTGVVDCPELPPGPPLGMGGPPYQSTELVLTPGSLLVLFTEGLLQAADDHDAGLAQLSRALAGGPAPLEALCDRVVSAMLPGPVDVDATLLMVRTRLLDRNQYAEWAVLPDPAAVATIRTAVSKQLRDWGLDDLAFTTELIVSELVTNAIRYVGGPIQVRLIRDRALICEVSDTGHTSPNLRHAASDDEGGRGLFIIAQMTHHWGTRYTRTGKTIWTEQDLPSGSGP; the protein is encoded by the coding sequence GTGAGGCACTTCGACGGCATCCTGTCCGTCGGCCGCCCCGCTCCCGGGACGGGGTCCGGCCGCAAAGGGCTCAAGAACAACGCCCTGGGCATGTTCTCCTCGGTGGCCATGGGCCTGGCCTCCACCGGCCCGGCGTACAGCCTGGCCGCCACGCTGGGCATCATCGTGGCCGGCGTCGGACTGCAGGCCCCGATCGTCACGATGCTCGCGTTCATCCCGATGCTGCTGGTCGCGTACGCCTTCCGGGAGCTCAACGCGAGCAACGCCGACTGCGGGACCACCTTCACCTGGGCCACCCGCGCCTTCGGACCGCGCACCGGCTGGATGGGCGGCTGGGGCATCATCGTCGCCAACATCATCGTCATGGCGAACCTCGCCGAGATCGCCGCCGCCTACGGTTTCCGCCTGGTGGGCCTGGACGAACTGGCGGACAACCGGCTGTGGACCACCGTGGCGGGCATCGTCTGGATCGCCGTACTGAGCGCGGTCTGCTACGTCGGCATCGAGTTCTCCGCGGCCGTCCAGCGCTGGCTGCTGTGCCTGGAAGTACTGATGCTGGTCCTCTTCGCCGTCGCCGCGCTGGTCAGGGTCTACCTCGACCCTCCCGCGACGGCGATCCACGTCTCGGCCTCCTGGTTCAACCCCTTCGAGGTGCCCTCGGTCAGGTCCCTGACCTCGGGCATCCTCGCGGGGGTCTTCATCTACTGGGGCTGGGACACCGCGTTCGCGGTCAACGAGGAAACCGTCGACAGCGCGCACATCCCCGGGCGCGGCGCGGTCGTGTCCACCCTGCTGCTCCTGGTCATGTACGGGCTGGTGTCCACCTCGGCGCAGGCGTTCGCGGGAGTCGGCGCCTCGGGCATCGGGCTCGGCAACACGCACAACTCGGACGACGTGCTGTCGGTGCTGGGCGAGGCCGTGTTCGGAAGTCACGACACGGGGCTGCTCCTGTCGAAACTGCTGGTCCTGATGGTGCTGACCTCCGCGCTGGCCTCCGCCGAGACCACCATCCTGCCCCTGGCCAGGACCGTCTTCTCCATGGCGGTCCACAAGGTGGTCCCCTCCGGGTTCGCCCGGGTCCACCGCAGGTTTCTCACCCCGACCTGGGGAACCCTCGGCATGGGAGCGGCCTCGATCGCCCTGCTCGTCCTGCTGACGTCGTTCAGCCGGAACATCCTGGCCGACTCGATCGACTCGGTCGGTCTCGCGATCGCGTTCCAGTACGGCCTGACGGGCTTCGCCTGCCTCTGGTACTACCGCAGGGTCCTGACCCGCAGCGCCAGGGATCTGGTCTTCAAGGGCGTACTGCCGGGGCTCGGCGGGCTGATGATGATCCTGCTGTTCTGCTACGCCGCGTTCGTCGTCTACGCCGACCCCGGGTACGGCGCGAGCGCCGTCGACCTGCCGCTGATCGGCAGGACCGGCGGGGTCACCGTGCTCGGCCTGGGCGCCCTGTCGATCGGTCTGCTGCTGATGCCGGTGGTCACCCGTGGCCACACCGTGGCCCTCAAACTCCAGCGGAGCCTGCTTCCGCGCCGCCTGCCGCGGCACGCCGCCGTCGACACGGCGAGCCGCTACGTGCCGGCCGACAGCGGGTCCGGGGTGGGCGGCGACTGGTACGACGTCATCCCCTTGTCGGGAACCCGGGTCGCCCTGGTCGTCGGGGACGTGGTCGGTCACGGCCTGCGTGCCGCGGCCACCATGGGACGGCTGCGTACGGGGGTGCGCGTACTGGCCCGGCTGGACCTGAGCCCGGACGAGCTGCTGTCCCGGCTGGCCGACCTGGTCGAACAGACCGCGCACGAGGGCGGGCCCGGCCGGGGCCCGGGCCACTGGACGTCGCACCACGACGCGGCCCTCGGCGTGAGCTGCCTGTACGCGGTGTACAACCCCGTCGCAGGGAAGTGCAGCATCGCACGGGCCGGGGATCCGGTGCTGGTGGTCGTCCCGCCGCGCACGGGCGTCGTCGACTGCCCGGAGCTGCCGCCCGGGCCGCCGCTGGGAATGGGCGGCCCGCCGTACCAGAGCACAGAGCTGGTCCTCACGCCGGGCAGTCTCCTCGTCCTCTTCACGGAGGGCCTCCTCCAGGCGGCCGACGACCACGACGCCGGGCTCGCGCAGCTGTCCCGTGCCCTGGCCGGCGGCCCGGCGCCGCTGGAGGCGCTCTGCGACAGAGTGGTGAGCGCCATGCTGCCCGGGCCGGTGGACGTGGACGCGACGCTCCTCATGGTCCGCACCCGCCTGCTCGACCGGAACCAGTACGCCGAGTGGGCGGTGCTCCCGGACCCGGCGGCGGTGGCCACCATCCGCACCGCCGTCAGCAAGCAGCTGCGCGACTGGGGGCTGGACGACCTGGCGTTCACCACGGAACTCATCGTCAGCGAACTGGTCACCAACGCCATCCGCTACGTCGGCGGTCCGATCCAGGTACGCCTGATCCGTGACCGGGCCCTGATCTGCGAGGTCTCGGACACCGGTCACACCTCGCCCAATCTGCGACACGCCGCGAGCGACGACGAGGGAGGCCGCGGCCTGTTCATCATCGCCCAGATGACCCACCACTGGGGCACGCGCTACACCCGCACCGGCAAGACGATCTGGACCGAGCAGGACCTGCCATCGGGCAGCGGCCCCTGA
- a CDS encoding SIMPL domain-containing protein (The SIMPL domain is named for its presence in mouse protein SIMPL (signalling molecule that associates with mouse pelle-like kinase). Bacterial member BP26, from Brucella, was shown to assemble into a channel-like structure, while YggE from E. coli has been associated with resistance to oxidative stress.), translating to MMRSRTATGSVLLATLLLCAAPSAGAAPAVADSALRAAPVSGAPALETVRATGRGRAEGAEADRETLVQRARTAALADARSKAEQYARSEGRRLGRLVSVTEVPSGHAPASGRLVMEVDVAASYLLD from the coding sequence ATGATGCGCTCACGTACGGCCACCGGTTCCGTTCTCCTGGCAACGCTCCTGCTCTGCGCCGCTCCGTCGGCCGGTGCGGCCCCTGCCGTGGCCGACTCGGCCCTTCGAGCCGCCCCCGTCTCCGGCGCGCCCGCGCTGGAGACGGTGAGGGCGACCGGTCGGGGCAGGGCGGAGGGGGCAGAGGCGGACCGGGAGACTCTTGTGCAACGAGCCCGTACGGCAGCGCTCGCCGACGCCCGGTCCAAGGCCGAGCAGTACGCCAGGTCGGAGGGCCGGCGACTGGGTCGTCTCGTGTCCGTGACCGAAGTTCCCAGCGGGCACGCACCGGCGTCCGGGCGCCTTGTGATGGAGGTCGATGTGGCAGCCTCCTATCTCCTGGACTGA
- a CDS encoding NAD(P)/FAD-dependent oxidoreductase yields MSHRLVVVGAGYAGLLAAKRLARRLHRNDVTVTLVNASDRFVERVRLHQLAAGQRLTEVPLRQQLSGTPVQLVVGHVTAIDATARTVCLGDEPRTIDYDTLVYAVGSQARLDDVPGAAEHAYAVACPEQATRLRHRVAEIASGGTVAVVGGGLTGLETASELAESHPGLRVRLFTSADDVGSGLAPRGRAHLLRALDRLGVSIHPETVVTAVREDGLGTRDGRSFTADAVVWTTGFRAPDLARAAGFATDDSGRMLIDATLRSVSHPEVYAVGDAAAGVSVSGAPSRMSCQAALPMGRGVADVVAARLSGREPGPVRIGYVFTNISLGRRDGVVQFTHADDRPRRFVLTGRVAAVFKEAVVRSTVRARRRGEPGSDASDS; encoded by the coding sequence ATGAGTCATCGCCTCGTTGTCGTGGGCGCCGGTTACGCCGGTCTGCTGGCGGCCAAGCGCCTCGCCCGCAGGCTGCACCGCAACGACGTCACCGTCACGCTGGTCAATGCCTCGGACCGGTTCGTGGAACGGGTCCGGCTCCACCAACTCGCCGCCGGACAGCGACTGACGGAAGTGCCGTTGCGGCAACAGCTCAGCGGCACACCGGTTCAGCTGGTCGTCGGGCACGTGACCGCGATCGACGCCACCGCCCGGACCGTGTGCCTCGGCGACGAGCCCCGAACGATCGACTACGACACCCTGGTGTACGCGGTGGGCAGCCAGGCGCGGCTCGACGACGTCCCGGGAGCAGCCGAGCACGCCTACGCCGTGGCCTGTCCCGAGCAGGCGACGCGGTTGCGGCACCGGGTCGCCGAGATCGCGTCCGGTGGCACGGTCGCGGTGGTCGGCGGCGGGCTGACCGGGCTGGAAACCGCCTCGGAACTGGCCGAGAGCCATCCCGGGCTGCGGGTCCGGCTGTTCACCAGTGCCGATGACGTCGGATCCGGGCTGGCCCCGCGCGGCCGGGCCCATCTGCTGCGCGCCCTCGACCGGCTGGGCGTCTCGATCCATCCGGAGACCGTCGTCACGGCGGTGCGGGAGGACGGCCTCGGTACCCGCGACGGCCGGTCGTTCACCGCGGACGCCGTGGTGTGGACCACCGGGTTCCGCGCCCCGGACCTGGCCCGCGCGGCAGGGTTCGCCACGGATGACAGTGGCCGGATGCTCATCGACGCCACCCTGCGCTCGGTTTCGCATCCCGAGGTGTACGCCGTCGGTGACGCGGCCGCCGGGGTGTCGGTGAGCGGGGCACCGAGCCGGATGTCCTGCCAGGCGGCGCTGCCCATGGGCCGGGGCGTGGCCGACGTCGTCGCGGCCCGGCTGTCGGGCCGGGAACCCGGGCCGGTCCGCATCGGCTACGTCTTCACCAACATCAGCCTCGGCCGGCGTGACGGTGTCGTGCAGTTCACCCACGCCGACGACCGCCCGCGCAGGTTCGTCCTGACGGGCCGTGTCGCGGCGGTGTTCAAGGAGGCTGTCGTGCGCAGCACGGTACGCGCCCGGCGGCGCGGCGAGCCGGGCAGTGACGCGTCGGACTCCTGA
- a CDS encoding cytochrome P450, whose amino-acid sequence MTPDTISAQIIDYANRADPYPLYAELRKTPVRREDDGTYLVSTYYEVRSLANDPRLSNDTRNRPPGYARPGQPAEESGLPPGFIFTDPPVHDRLRDTINRPFGPPHSPRFLDALRGDLTKVVTELLDAFEGKDQVDIVEDFAYPLPVTAICKVLGVPREDEPRFHGWADALAAALDPRPGGDDAEQKGQQARQELGSYLADLIETKRRHPGPGILSALAPDMTPADLEATAVLLLVAGHETTVNAITNTTLTLLRHPDILERFQKEPDLAVPLIEEVLRYEPPVQFVTWTTALADIDVAGTTIPKGSPVWLMLAAANRDPKRFKDPDRFDPDRKDNEHLGFYTGIHYCFGAPLARIELHMAVPELFRRVKFSGPLEDPPPYRTNAVLRGPRHLPVAIEGLTS is encoded by the coding sequence ATGACGCCCGACACCATCTCCGCGCAGATCATCGACTACGCCAATCGGGCCGATCCGTACCCGCTCTACGCGGAGCTGCGCAAGACACCGGTCAGGCGGGAGGACGACGGCACCTACCTGGTCAGCACCTACTACGAGGTGCGGAGCCTGGCCAACGACCCGCGGCTGAGCAACGACACGCGCAACCGCCCGCCGGGCTACGCCCGCCCCGGGCAACCGGCGGAGGAGTCCGGCCTGCCGCCCGGCTTCATCTTCACCGACCCGCCTGTGCACGACCGGCTGCGCGACACCATCAACCGGCCGTTCGGTCCTCCGCACAGCCCCAGGTTCCTCGACGCGCTGCGCGGAGACCTGACCAAGGTGGTCACCGAGCTGCTCGACGCCTTCGAGGGCAAGGACCAGGTCGACATCGTCGAGGACTTCGCGTACCCCCTTCCCGTCACCGCCATCTGCAAGGTCCTCGGCGTGCCGCGCGAGGACGAACCGCGCTTCCACGGCTGGGCCGACGCCCTTGCGGCGGCACTCGATCCCCGTCCCGGCGGCGACGACGCCGAGCAGAAGGGACAGCAGGCGCGCCAGGAACTGGGCTCCTACCTGGCCGATCTGATCGAGACCAAACGGCGCCACCCCGGCCCCGGGATCCTCAGCGCGCTCGCCCCCGACATGACACCGGCGGACCTGGAGGCCACCGCGGTGCTGCTCCTGGTCGCCGGCCACGAGACGACGGTCAACGCGATCACCAACACCACCCTCACCCTGCTGCGCCACCCCGACATCCTGGAGCGGTTCCAGAAGGAGCCGGACCTGGCCGTCCCGCTCATCGAGGAAGTGCTGCGCTACGAGCCCCCGGTCCAGTTCGTCACCTGGACCACCGCCCTGGCCGACATCGACGTCGCCGGCACCACCATCCCCAAGGGCTCGCCGGTCTGGCTCATGCTGGCCGCGGCCAACCGTGACCCCAAACGCTTCAAGGACCCCGACCGGTTCGATCCCGACCGCAAGGACAACGAGCACCTGGGCTTCTACACCGGCATCCACTACTGCTTCGGCGCCCCTCTCGCCCGTATAGAACTGCACATGGCCGTGCCCGAACTGTTCCGCCGGGTCAAGTTCTCCGGGCCGCTCGAGGACCCGCCGCCGTACCGTACGAACGCGGTGCTGCGCGGCCCCCGCCACCTTCCCGTGGCGATCGAGGGCCTCACGTCCTGA
- a CDS encoding NAD(P)/FAD-dependent oxidoreductase, whose protein sequence is MSADTDVEVLRRQGRIVVVGASLAGLRAAETLREQGFTGSLTVIGDEPYEPYDRPPLSKQALLGRARPEDTALPRRRDIDAVWRLGVAAEGLDRDAKQVRLANGDTVAYDRLLITTGTRARPWIHPEEAGLDGVFVLRTRDDSARLCRKLTGGVSRVLVIGAGFTGSEVASACRELGLEVTVAERGPAPLVGALGGVVGAVADRLQRRHGVDLRCGISVTALEGDYVGRLRRAHLSDGSAIDVDVAVVSLGAVRNTEWLAGSGLAAGPRGIACDAGCRVFDVNGIVTDDIYAAGDVARSPHPLFDYQFLSLEHWGNAVEQAEIAAHNMICAGPDRRPHLWLPMFWSSQFGVNIKSVGVPPLGDQLVVAQGTLGEERFVAVYGYRGRVIAAASFDGAKWLGFYQQQIESGAPFPPEYRTVDRRTETLEPVDPAFPDPHLPTHGPTVTLTGHSPSERRIKFVPSHA, encoded by the coding sequence ATGTCGGCTGACACGGACGTCGAGGTTCTGCGGCGCCAGGGCCGCATTGTCGTCGTCGGTGCCTCGCTGGCCGGTCTGCGCGCGGCGGAGACACTGCGCGAACAGGGCTTCACCGGATCGCTGACCGTGATCGGCGACGAGCCGTACGAGCCCTACGACCGGCCGCCGCTGTCCAAGCAGGCGCTGCTCGGGCGGGCGCGGCCCGAGGACACGGCGTTGCCGCGGCGGCGCGACATCGACGCCGTATGGCGCCTGGGCGTCGCCGCCGAGGGACTGGACCGGGACGCCAAGCAGGTACGTCTGGCGAACGGCGACACCGTTGCCTACGACCGCCTGCTGATCACCACCGGGACCAGGGCGCGGCCCTGGATCCACCCGGAAGAGGCCGGGCTTGACGGGGTGTTCGTGCTGCGGACCCGCGACGACTCCGCACGCCTGTGCCGCAAGCTGACCGGCGGCGTGTCCCGGGTCCTGGTGATCGGCGCCGGTTTCACGGGCTCCGAGGTCGCCTCCGCCTGCCGGGAGCTGGGCCTCGAGGTCACCGTCGCCGAACGCGGTCCGGCACCGCTGGTGGGCGCACTCGGCGGAGTGGTCGGCGCGGTCGCCGACCGGCTGCAGCGCAGGCACGGAGTCGACCTGCGCTGCGGCATCAGCGTCACCGCCCTGGAGGGCGACTACGTGGGGCGGCTCAGGCGCGCCCATCTGTCCGACGGCTCGGCGATCGACGTGGACGTGGCGGTCGTCTCGCTCGGCGCCGTCAGGAACACCGAGTGGCTCGCCGGCTCGGGTCTGGCCGCCGGTCCCCGCGGGATCGCCTGCGACGCCGGGTGCCGGGTGTTCGACGTCAACGGCATCGTCACCGACGACATCTACGCCGCCGGTGATGTCGCACGCAGTCCCCACCCGCTGTTCGACTACCAGTTCCTGTCGCTGGAGCACTGGGGCAACGCCGTCGAACAGGCCGAGATCGCCGCCCACAACATGATCTGCGCGGGTCCCGACCGCCGTCCCCACCTGTGGCTGCCGATGTTCTGGTCGTCCCAGTTCGGTGTCAACATCAAGTCGGTGGGTGTGCCCCCGCTGGGCGACCAACTGGTCGTCGCCCAGGGCACGCTGGGCGAGGAGCGGTTCGTCGCGGTGTACGGGTACCGCGGCCGCGTCATCGCCGCGGCGTCCTTCGACGGAGCCAAGTGGCTGGGGTTCTACCAGCAGCAGATCGAGTCCGGCGCGCCGTTCCCGCCGGAGTACCGCACCGTCGACCGCCGCACCGAGACGCTGGAGCCGGTCGACCCGGCCTTCCCCGACCCCCATCTGCCCACGCACGGGCCCACCGTCACGCTGACGGGTCACTCACCGAGCGAGCGGCGGATCAAGTTCGTTCCGTCGCATGCCTGA
- a CDS encoding ferredoxin: protein MRLVVDLNRCQGFAQCVFLAPDVFSLHGEEALLFSPRFDETQRDRVEKAAAACPVQAILVDYSDEPTKGAEPHVG, encoded by the coding sequence ATGAGGCTTGTCGTCGATCTCAACCGGTGCCAGGGATTCGCACAGTGCGTCTTTCTGGCCCCGGACGTCTTCTCCCTGCACGGGGAAGAGGCGCTGCTGTTCTCCCCTCGCTTCGACGAGACACAGCGTGACCGGGTGGAGAAGGCCGCCGCCGCCTGCCCGGTGCAGGCCATCCTCGTCGACTACAGCGACGAACCGACGAAGGGGGCGGAGCCCCATGTCGGCTGA